The Panulirus ornatus isolate Po-2019 chromosome 32, ASM3632096v1, whole genome shotgun sequence genome includes a window with the following:
- the Elp6 gene encoding elongator complex protein 6 isoform X1, which produces MNYKNHKQSVSHQVRYACPRCTLMFESVKSAIGGSGITTEDGGLILVSETATTSANGLVTHFLTSSVANNHPVCFVTLQQTWGHYCNIGNRLGLNLRQHSDLCNVKVIDGLKLLSEVLDGTVTDINHPFNFLFSTCEYPLRNFYNLIKKAVQPWKDDGKYFMIIIENVNCLLNMGIHTKDVEVFINYCRNLIGDCVNEKSGSLVVVTTADEKDEDASHVTKTLAHVALIHLSSRGLRTGLSREVHGDLKITAFDRYSPHHCLPNIHQFQYKMEEKNMKLFAPGTSANLL; this is translated from the exons ATGAATTACAAGAACCACAAACAATCCGTCAGTCACCAAGTACGATATGCTTGTCCTAGATGTACATT GATGTTTGAGTCAGTGAAGAGTGCCATAGGGGGTAGTGGTATTACCACTGAAGATGGCGGTCTTATCTTGGTATCAGAAACTGCCACCACCTCGGCAAATGGACTAGTGACTCACTTCCTGACTTCTAGTGTAGCCAATAACCATCCAGTATGCTTTGTTACACTGCAGCAGACATGGGGACATTATTGTAATATTGGAAATAGACTAGGACTAAATTTAAGGCAACATTCAGATCTTTGCAATGTTAAAGTTATTGATGGATTGAAATTACTCTCTGAAGTTCTAGATGGAACAGTTACAGATATAAATCAtccttttaactttctttttagTACTTGTGAATATCCACTGAGGAACTTTTATAATTTGATCAAGAAAGCTGTTCAACCATGGAAAGATGATGGTAAATATTTTATGATAATCATCGAGAATGTTAATTGTTTGCTGAATATGGGTATTCACACAAAAGATGTTGAGGTTTTTATTAATTATTGTAGAAATCTTATTGGTGATTGTGTGAATGAAAAATCAGGTTCTCTGGTAGTTGTTACAACTGCtgatgagaaagatgaagatGCAAGTCATGTGACAAAAACTTTAGCTCATGTAGCATTAATACATCTCTCCTCACGTGGATTAAGGACAGGGCTGTCACGTGAAGTTCATGGAGACTTAAAAATAACAGCATTTGACCGATACAGTCCACATCATTGTTTACCAAATATTCACCAATTCCAGTataaaatggaagagaaaaatatgaagttATTTGCTCCTGGAACATCTGCAAATTTGTTGTGA
- the Elp6 gene encoding elongator complex protein 6 isoform X2 has protein sequence MFESVKSAIGGSGITTEDGGLILVSETATTSANGLVTHFLTSSVANNHPVCFVTLQQTWGHYCNIGNRLGLNLRQHSDLCNVKVIDGLKLLSEVLDGTVTDINHPFNFLFSTCEYPLRNFYNLIKKAVQPWKDDGKYFMIIIENVNCLLNMGIHTKDVEVFINYCRNLIGDCVNEKSGSLVVVTTADEKDEDASHVTKTLAHVALIHLSSRGLRTGLSREVHGDLKITAFDRYSPHHCLPNIHQFQYKMEEKNMKLFAPGTSANLL, from the coding sequence ATGTTTGAGTCAGTGAAGAGTGCCATAGGGGGTAGTGGTATTACCACTGAAGATGGCGGTCTTATCTTGGTATCAGAAACTGCCACCACCTCGGCAAATGGACTAGTGACTCACTTCCTGACTTCTAGTGTAGCCAATAACCATCCAGTATGCTTTGTTACACTGCAGCAGACATGGGGACATTATTGTAATATTGGAAATAGACTAGGACTAAATTTAAGGCAACATTCAGATCTTTGCAATGTTAAAGTTATTGATGGATTGAAATTACTCTCTGAAGTTCTAGATGGAACAGTTACAGATATAAATCAtccttttaactttctttttagTACTTGTGAATATCCACTGAGGAACTTTTATAATTTGATCAAGAAAGCTGTTCAACCATGGAAAGATGATGGTAAATATTTTATGATAATCATCGAGAATGTTAATTGTTTGCTGAATATGGGTATTCACACAAAAGATGTTGAGGTTTTTATTAATTATTGTAGAAATCTTATTGGTGATTGTGTGAATGAAAAATCAGGTTCTCTGGTAGTTGTTACAACTGCtgatgagaaagatgaagatGCAAGTCATGTGACAAAAACTTTAGCTCATGTAGCATTAATACATCTCTCCTCACGTGGATTAAGGACAGGGCTGTCACGTGAAGTTCATGGAGACTTAAAAATAACAGCATTTGACCGATACAGTCCACATCATTGTTTACCAAATATTCACCAATTCCAGTataaaatggaagagaaaaatatgaagttATTTGCTCCTGGAACATCTGCAAATTTGTTGTGA